A genomic region of Vanessa tameamea isolate UH-Manoa-2023 chromosome 11, ilVanTame1 primary haplotype, whole genome shotgun sequence contains the following coding sequences:
- the LOC113400913 gene encoding proto-oncogene tyrosine-protein kinase ROS isoform X1 — MRPPQNWHKWLVLSLLGLALSARTIGCDYSSIAEKFGAEAVARCNEKCPFQNRTGDGHFDVSCGSDCSMQQCRLGCSLWLDGLENTCPIVCNVTSETVFSRELYCVMGCNEALNTYFQKIRDLLGTPPAPALVADSLTATSLSLVWDAPNLGNLSYLVQWRYEELPGTWQYYSNSSHSDKSIIHVENLRPYTKYRFRVAIFLSGHSGAGEPVYSKPSVVISTLESGKPSSAPTALRAAAPDPSRVAISWEPGPFPNGPLISYVLRLADAQPNTNDALEDMPASNNTLFYMFQNLAPAREYEVSVAMRNSIGEGPRAYVRIKTPSLPTSIPSQQPILILGGEHNILAAPANDMLSDPVELYSTEHKITGVGLDFSSDTLFISVSDGFVYRSSLVKKSISEPILTPKNILYKPLDLSVDWLNRHLYVLGEVYYTRESSNWSNTSLYSSWEILRCDFDGKNQIVALSGFNSRPIHFEVDAYNGYLFWALRGVERGGLYRLDLANISNGVRHDAPPELIVRDAHLGAFTVDHADFRLLVAHLRRNTVLAVSLDGREVTDFRSNTQTPMFFSARSIAYANGLFYWTNGQEMLTEEYHDQSDSYFHNEYPLAYNTKTVATRQVLVALRSCQPIPVPVNPPLGVQSVMGINRAKVSWSPPHLLGHQGTGAWQQWTFHLQLTEPISGEIIKMANISESMYNVENLIQDTEYVIRVAAVTESGSGPWSSEFVGKTLTFSPTTLQSTLLWSGPDGLLQTDLTGDKLQTLIHRSHLKNLYITDISWYRDKLYLVTNASTVMWYNTTTHEKGIMPNMDNVGSLAVDFVGKKIYWSNPKQQLITRGNFDGGNREPVPIVTVAKELTIDSLGAYIYWNTGHAVEAARLNGENKIIYYPAQLFSGKQVMGLTVDLENKWLYWLVRSYDGSELHRAQTADQISLGTNEVSGSLVTRLSGTATLGPLCYFSGRLVWVQDASRAVVSDLAGKYTAELIPRVHVIAVRDPTLHRDSESLVAIPETINATSIKVEGEWDKFNVTWAPAVRVNVNNSRVYYDVSLHFHGQYKIERTVDVPWVELSSRAVSPYSSMDVTVRAHTQWGGGAAARGALRTPQAPPAAPRAPRVYVHAAHSGGPLTATFRWQSPSRSNGVVRGYEAQCWAVGARAAPAKPSACADARLSPLHTQLMLRDLAPASTYFFQVRAFTDAGFGQYSEIVSASSDDINPIPRVMISSQESIKIVDLDSGESEIIPKSTGVPIDFDVAIEENVAYWVNNLEEMFSSWIDGSGNFKLTSINGTASSICVDWVSRSVYWTQRELASTESYVMYRADLGIANSRPHVTRVLTRKQPIHSLQIAPMLGSLYWYEEDSHPGFGVLMTSKIDGSNIRTFFNNTDEDVSSSDFQEECKCPDNPQIASSFVIDLTSNNFELYWVDPWTHRIIVSDLHGCSCRVIIDATEKKKYGFTPMSITVDSKYIYWYNSTEKNIYYTSKLKKNKIEQVKTTFGYKIMALDPASQPYPPRLCLFPSLENLYPNVTSHSANSITLQMPPVTKPSKCTKILYEMTSTEFTIFYRLHSSNDTSICDRESCPYITTANSEVVLTDLKPFTNYSVLLEATNYYAKLYEVKPIVGTPIILQTAAEAPTAPTGVTGVVLSPVLARVEWTPSPGLWYELHWRTDDTPSLSHKLKEHNTFEVSSGRSADMTRLSAATAYTVWVRARSPHSAVAADSAPLRLRTFPAPAPLALHAAAAYALVVIWPPPTSYRIHQYAVQYTEASSSGDEWKSCEQSGNAEWSARDLRPRTRYRFRLRLQYVPHSPPYHWPHDDRFTYETPGDVPGPPGAPRVEAVGERMLRTWWAEPDAHGAPVLAYRVWGRPIGRINYVDDNMTQNISDMLPANLPDDVDDEMKKRIVREGLELLHNGTESYWLAGAGAVAAGYWARVQARNEYGWGPLSAPGELQAALAARPHGAALAVAGAALAALVLVVSAAAFCAYNNRSKKKAAIESQLTANIVRRGPDVELATLRQLPIRHSTNILYNQGVHCPSDAELASLPHIRREQITLTKFLGSGAFGEVFEGVARQINNSNTDTKVAVKTLRKGATEQEKTEFLKEAALMSNFKHEHILRLLGVCLDNDPNYIIMELMEGGDLLSYLRSKRTSLYTASSLTLLDLLNMCVDVTKGCRYLEEMHFVHRDLACRNCLVASRGNTRVVKIGDFGLARDIYKNDYYRKEGEGLLPVRWMAVECLVDGVFSCQSDVWAWGVLCWEVLSLGQQPYPARTNRQVLALVRAGGTPDRPPNCPSAFYELLQKCWSYSAEARPSFRHCLEVVTALRDKTSPNITLTATAEPAPHYLTLLGDDAVDNRTYLLDENGNALDEDFPEQEMEPSHALPARSPKYLELLYAGAPPEPCDGYEIPRSPLAYAPFSRHSIVGVAPNRLIKPPLYRTHSLRANARPPNATIVPLRNGIAKRASLSEGVERPLHERPGPSRNNIDFDRHIFKTTF, encoded by the exons ATGAGACCGCCGCAGAATTGGCACAAATGGCTAGTGTTGTCGCTGCTCGGATTGGCTTTGTCCGCTCGTACAATTGGCTGCGATTACAGTTCCATCGCCGAGAAATTTGGAGCGGAAGCGGTGGCTCGATGTAATGAAAAATGCCCTTTCCAG AACCGAACGGGAGACGGACATTTTGATGTAAGCTGTGGATCTGACTGCAGTATGCAacaa TGCAGGCTCGGTTGCAGTCTTTGGTTAGATGGACTCGAAAACACTTGCCCAATTGTTtgt AATGTCACTTCGGAAACGGTTTTCTCTCGAGAGTTGTACTGTGTGATGGGTTGCAATGAAGCACTTAACACTTATTTTCAAAAGATCAGAG ATTTATTAGGCACTCCTCCAGCCCCGGCTTTGGTAGCGGACAGCCTCACGGCGACTTCTTTATCTTTAGTATGGGATGCGCCTAATCTAGGAAATTTGAGTTATCTTGTTCAATGGCGTTACGAGGAATTACCGGGCACTTGGCAGTACTATTCTAATTCGAGCCATTCCGACAAATCGATTATTCATGTAGAGAATTTACGACCGTACACAAAATATAGA ttccgCGTTGCCATATTTCTATCGGGCCACAGCGGTGCTGGAGAACCAGTGTATTCGAAGCCATCGGTCGTAATATCGACTTTAGAGAGTGGCAAGCCAAGCTCTGCCCCCACCGCTCTGAGAGCTGCTGCTCCCGATCCCAGCCGAGTCGCTATTTCATGGGAACCCGGACCTTTCCCCAACGGACCACTCATATCATATGTACTACGACTTGCGGACGCTCAGCCCAATACGAATGATGCTTTAGAG gacATGCCGGCATCAAACAATACTCTATTCTATATGTTCCAAAATTTAGCGCCGGCAAGAGAGTACGAAGTGTCAGTTGCAATGCGTAATTCCATCGGAGAAGGACCTAGGGCTTACGTCAGAATAAAAACTCCATCTCTACCTACAT cTATTCCTAGTCAGCAACCAATTTTAATTCTGGGAGGAGAGCATAATATTCTTGCAGCGCCTGCCAATGACATGCTGTCTGATCCCGTTGAACTTTACAGCACTGAACATAAAATTACAG GTGTTGGTCTCGACTTTTCCAGCGATACGTTATTCATATCCGTATCAGACGGATTCGTGTATCGAAGTTCCTTAGTTAAAAAGAGTATTTCTGAACCAATACTTACGCCtaagaacattttatataaaccttTGGATTTGTCCGTGGATTGGTTAAATCGACATTTATATGTACTCGGTGAAGTATATTACACAAGGGAAAGCTCTAATTGGTCGAACACGAGCCTATATTCGAGTTGGGAAATATTGAGATGTGACTTTGACGGAAAAAATCAAATCGTCGCTTTATCAGGGTTTAACTCCCGTCCGATACACTTTGAAGTGGACGCTTACAATGG gtATTTGTTTTGGGCACTCCGTGGTGTTGAACGCGGTGGTCTATATAGATTGGATTTAGCAAATATTTCAAATGGAGTTCGACACGACGCTCCACCTGAACTCATTGTAAGAGACGCTCACCTCGGAGCTTTCACAGTAGATCATGCAGATTTTAGACTTCTCGTCGCGCACCTAAGACGAAATACAGTCCTCGCAGTGTCTCTAGATGG acgtGAAGTTACCGATTTTAGAAGCAACACTCAGACACCCATGTTCTTCTCGGCACGCTCAATCGCATATGCTAATGGTCTGTTTTATTGGACTAACGGCCAGGAAATGCTAACAGAAGAGTATCACGATCAAAGTGACAGTTACTTTCATAACGAATATCCTCTAGCGTATAACACAAAAACTGTCGCAACCAGACAAGTACTAGTCGCACTGAGAAGTTGTCAACCGATTCCTGTTCCCGTTAATCCTCCTTTAGGTGTTCAAAGCGTTATGGGAATAAACAGAGCGAAAGTTTCGTGGTCGCCTCCACATCTTTTAGGTCACCAAGGAACAGGAGCCTGGCAGCAATGGACCTTTCATTTACAACTGACAGAACCGATATCtggtgaaattattaaaat GGCAAATATAAGCGAGTCAATGTACAACGTCGAAAATTTAATCCAGGATACCGAGTATGTTATTCGAGTAGCGGCTGTAACTGAGTCCGGATCGGGACCGTGGTCATCAGAGTTTGTTGGGAAAACTTTGACGTTCTCTCCTACCACTTTACAAAGTACTTTGTTGTGGTCAGGTCCCGACGGACTTTTGCAAACGGATTTGACTGGGGACAAATTGCAAACTCTAATTCACAG ATCCCATCTTAAGAATTTGTACATCACGGACATTTCATGGTACAGAGATAAACTTTACCTCGTAACAAACGCATCGACGGTAATGTGGTACAACACCACGACACATGAAAAGGGAATAATGCCCAATATGGACAACGTTGGAAGCTTGGCTGTGGATTTTGTCGGGAAAAAGATTTATTGGTCAAATCCTAAGCAACAACTG ATAACGCGAGGGAACTTTGATGGTGGAAACAGAGAACCCGTCCCTATAGTAACTGTGGCGAAAGAGCTCACCATTGACTCATTGGGAGCCTACATATATTGGAATACAGGTCACGCTGTGGAAGCTGCGAGATTAAATGgcgaaaacaaaattatttactatccAGCACAATTGTTTAGTGGAAAACAAG TTATGGGTTTAACAGTAGACTTAGAAAACAAATGGTTGTATTGGTTAGTCAGAAGTTATGATGGTTCGGAATTGCATCGAGCGCAAACGGCGGACCAAATATCACTTGGAACGAATGag GTTTCCGGTTCATTAGTAACACGTTTATCTGGAACGGCGACACTCGGACCGCTTTGCTATTTCAGTGGGAGACTGGTGTGGGTACAGGACGCCTCCAGGGCTGTCGTGTCTGATTTAGCGGGGAAATATACTGCAGAGCTCATCCCACGCGTCCATGTAATCGCTGTTAGGGACCCTACTCTACATAGAGACAGcg aGTCACTCGTCGCTATACCGGAGACAATAAACGCGACTTCAATCAAGGTGGAGGGCGAATGGGACAAGTTTAACGTGACGTGGGCCCCGGCGGTGCGCGTTAACGTCAACAACAGCAGAGTGTACTACGACGTCAGCTTGCATTTCCACGGACAGTACAAAATTGAG AGGACGGTGGACGTGCCGTGGGTGGAGCTGTCTTCGCGCGCCGTGTCGCCGTACAGCAGCATGGACGTGACGGTGCGCGCGCACACGCAGTGGgggggcggcgcggcggcgcgcgggGCGCTGCGCACGCCGCaggcgccgcccgccgcgccccgcgCGCCGCGCGTCTACGTGCACGCCGCGCACAG CGGCGGCCCGTTGACTGCCACGTTCCGCTGGCAGTCTCCAAGCAGAAGTAACGGCGTGGTGCGCGGGTACGAGGCCCAGTGCTGGGCGGTGGGTGCGCGCGCGGCGCCCGCCAAGCCTTCCGCCTGCGCAGATGCGCGCCTGTCACCCCTTCATACGCAGCTCATGCTGCGGGACTTAGCACCTGCTTCCACATACTTTTTTCAG GTTCGAGCATTTACTGATGCAGGGTTCGGGCAATACTCTGAAATTGTCTCGGCTTCATCTGATGACATCAACCCCATTCCCAGAGTGATGATATCATCCCAAGAGTCAATAAAAATTGTTGATTTGGACTCAGGAGAGAGTGAAATTATTCCAAAGAGTACTGGGGTGCCGATAGACTTTGATGTCGCTATCGAAGAAAATGTTGCTTACTGGGTTAACAATTTAGAAGAAATGTTCTCATCCTGGATCGATGGAAGTGGAAACTTTAAG ttGACATCAATCAACGGCACTGCGAGTAGTATTTGTGTGGATTGGGTCAGTCGATCTGTCTATTGGACCCAACGAGAGTTAGCCTCTACAGAGTCATACGTAATGTATCGAGCTGACCTAGGAATTGCTAATTCCCGGCCACACGTAACACGAGTGCTGACTAGGAAACAACCGATACACAGCTTGCAGATCGCTCCTATGTTGGG ATCCTTATACTGGTACGAAGAAGACAGTCACCCAGGCTTCGGAGTGCTAATGACTTCAAAAATAGACGGCAGTAATATcagaacattttttaataatacagacGAAGATGTATCTTCATCTGATTTTCAAGAAGAATGCAAGTGTCCCGATAATCCACAAATTGCAAGTAGCTTCGTAATTGACTTAACGAGTAATAATTTCGAATTGTATTGGGTGGATCCTTGGACTCATCGAATTATTGTATCTGACTTACATGGTTGCTCTTGTAGAGTGATCATTGATGCTACGGAGAAAAAGAAATATGGGTTTACACCAATGTCGATCACTGTAGACAGCAAGTATATTTACTGGTACAATTCAACAGAGAAGAATATTTACTATACGagcaaattgaaaaaaaataaaatagaacaagTCAAAACTACGTTTGGATACAAAATAATGGCCTTAGACCCAGCGAGCCAGCCGTATCCTCCTCGCCTTTGCTTATTTCCAAGCCTAGAGAATCTCTATCCAAACGTGACGTCACATTCTGCAAACAGTATAACTCTTCAAATGCCACCTGTGACCAAACCGAGTAAATGCACAAAAATACTGTATGAAATGACGTCTACtgaatttactatattttatcgATTACACTCGAGCAACGACACGAGTATCTGTGACCGGGAGTCGTGTCCTTACATCACGACTGCCAACAGTGAAGTTGTCCTGACTGACTTGAAGCCGTTCACTAATTATTCTGTACTGCTAGAAGCCACTAACTACTACGCTAAGCTTTACGAAGTGAAGCCAATAGTTGGTACGCCAATTATCTTGCAGACTGCAGCCGAAG ctCCAACTGCTCCGACAGGAGTCACAGGAGTAGTGTTAAGCCCAGTGCTAGCTCGAGTAGAATGGACTCCAAGTCCTGGCCTGTGGTACGAATTGCACTGGAGGACTGATGATACACCATCTCTTTCGCATAAATTGAAAG AGCACAACACGTTCGAGGTGTCGTCGGGCCGCAGCGCCGACATGACGCGCCTGTCGGCCGCCACCGCGTACACGGTGTGGGTGCGCGCGCGCTCGCCGCACTCGGCCGTGGCGGCCGACAGCGCGCCGCTGCGCCTGCGCACGTtccccgcgcccgcgccgctcgCGCTGCACGCCGCCGCCGCCTACGCGCTCGTCGTCATCTGGCCGCCGCCCACCTCCTACCGCATCCACCA GTACGCCGTGCAGTACACGGAGGCGTCGAGTTCCGGCGACGAGTGGAAGTCGTGCGAGCAGAGCGGGAACGCGGAGTGGTCGGCGAGGGATCTGCGGCCCCGCACCCGCTATCGCTTCCGCCTGCGCCTGCAGTACGTGCCGCACTCGCCGCCTTATCACTGGCCACACGACGACCGGTTCACCTACGAAACTCCAG GCGACGTGCCGGGCCCGCCGGGAGCGCCGCGCGTGGAGGCGGTGGGCGAGCGCATGCTGCGCACGTGGTGGGCCGAGCCCGACGCGCACGGGGCGCCCGTGCTCGCCTATCGCGTGTGGGGGCGTCCGATCGGAAG GATAAATTACGTCGACGACAACATGACCCAGAACATAAGTGACATGTTGCCGGCCAACTTACCCGACGACGTCGACGACGAGATGAAGAAGCGCATCGTTCGCGAGGGACTCGAACTGCTCCACAACGGAACCG AGTCGTACTGGctggcgggcgcgggcgcggtgGCGGCGGGCTACTGGGCGCGCGTGCAGGCGCGCAACGAGTACGGCTGGGGGCCGCTGTCGGCGCCGGGCGAGCTGCAGGCGGCGCTGGCGGCGCGCCCGCACGGCGCCGCGCTGGCCGTGGCGGGCGCCGCGCTGGCCGCGCTCGTGCTGGTCGTCAGCGCCGCCGCCTTCTGCG caTATAATAATAGAAGCAAGAAAAAGGCTGCTATAGAGAGTCAACTGACCGCTAACATCGTAAGGAGGGGGCCCGATGTGGAGCTGGCGACTCTCCGACAACTTCCGATCAGACATTcgactaatatattatataaccag GGCGTCCACTGTCCATCGGACGCAGAACTAGCCAGCTTACCACACATAAGGCGGGAACAGATCACTCTCACCAAATTCCTAGGCTCGGGCGCCTTCGGTGAAGTGTTCGAAGGAGTCGCGCGACAGATAAACAATAGCAACACCGACACTAAAGTTGCTGTTAAA acACTGCGTAAAGGCGCAACAGAACAAGAAAAGACTGAATTCCTGAAAGAGGCAGCTCTGATGTCCAATTTCAAACACGAACACATCCTGCGACTGCTGGGCGTCTGTCTCGATAACGACCCTAATTACATCATCATGGAGCTAATGGAGGGAGGCGACCTACTCAGCTATCTGCGGTCAAAAAGGACTTCTCTG TACACGGCGTCGTCGCTGACGCTGCTGGACCTGCTGAATATGTGCGTGGACGTGACGAAGGGCTGCCGCTACCTGGAGGAGATGCACTTCGTACACCGCGACCTGGCGTGCCGGAACTGCCTCGTGGCGTCCCGCGGGAACACGCGCGTCGTCAAAATCGGGGACTTCGGCCTCGCTCGCGACATCTACAAGAACGACTACTACCGCAAGGAGGGCGAAG GGCTGCTGCCGGTGCGCTGGATGGCAGTGGAGTGTCTCGTGGACGGCGTGTTCTCTTGTCAATCCGACGTGTGGGCGTGGGGCGTCCTCTGCTGGGAG GTGCTGTCGCTGGGCCAGCAGCCGTACCCCGCGCGCACCAACCGCCAGGTGCTGGCGCTGGTCCGCGCCGGAGGAACACCCGACCGTCCCCCCAACTGCCCCTCCGCATT CTACGAGTTGTTACAAAAATGCTGGAGTTACTCTGCCGAAGCCCGTCCGTCGTTCCGCCACTGCCTCGAGGTGGTGACGGCGCTGCGAGACAAGACTTCCCCCAACATCACGCTGACGGCGACCGCCGAGCCCGCCCCGCACTACCTCACGCTTCTCGGAGACG ATGCCGTCGACAACCGCACCTACCTGCTGGACGAGAACGGCAATGCTCTAG aCGAAGATTTCCCCGAGCAAGAAATGGAGCCGTCGCACGCGCTGCCGGCGCGCAGCCCCAAGTACCTGGAGCTGCTGTACGCCGGCGCCCCCCCCGAGCCCTGCGACGGCTACGAGATCCCGCGCTCGCCGCTGGCCTACGCGCCCTTCTCGCGACACAGCATAGTGGGCGTGGCCCCCAACAGGCTCATCAAGCCACCTCTCTACAGGACGCACTCGCTGAGGGCCAACGCGAGGCCCCCCAACGCGACCATAGTCCCCCTCCGGAACGGCATCGCGAAGAGAGCCTCTCTGAGCGAGGGAGTCGAGCGACCCCTGCACGAGCGGCCGGGGCCCTCGCGGAATAATATAGACTTTGATAGGCACATCTTTAAGACTACATTTTGA